In a single window of the Drosophila albomicans strain 15112-1751.03 chromosome 3, ASM965048v2, whole genome shotgun sequence genome:
- the LOC117567587 gene encoding tyrosine-protein phosphatase non-receptor type 23, which translates to MEAVPRLHMLWFALKSSPEGTSFMALKKYIAEFYHEDAEAYSKEVHALETLRNQAMRTTKDGAPIMKRYYCQLHALQNRFPQLAERSIFTFTWKDLYHSTVHEVSDMRFERAAVLFNIAASHTQSGASVTRGDSDGMKMACTHFQAAAWAYNELRERYANVNSGGDFMTNELLVFQQQVSLAQAQECILEKSLIDNRKPHIVAKVTAQIVVYYGAALAALLTGGDDGPVSQVIDSSVYKLWKKYVRFKINYLNCILYLYQGQHAEEQRKMGERVTLYQAAWDKLEDARKESKGLPDQKEINESLSFTADVVEAKRKNAKNENEFIYHEPVPDLSTIAAVQGANLVNGIGFSITDEEFAGTDLFARLVPMKAHEASSMYSEEKAKILRKYGALLEEKDTQLDSYMSSLTLDNLNINEEQANKLPQGIVDRCAALHANKTAISDLIEAMSQLAEITADVETNLSELTHMLDAEAQAERDFQAASGVQRTPNAHITELTREFQKYSEAHSRAGESNNTLRKAMSLHVNNLKILARPLQEIQQLMPKLSSELNTAEIFKDVKLIVNKVNEMKAQRAQFHADLRIAINEDDITAKVIAHGGQEGLQALFATELAKHERLTQLLDQNLLAQHNILQALTEAYARAAPVLKTLQDVKQKREHFYSSLAASYDVYEDLLAKSAKGLEFYKKLAGNVQKLLTRFKSARDVQSEERQQRLQSVVKTTAPAPAVPAPIKPDLTPASSGAPKLRDYLKAKNNGLAAATAAIDATPYVPTVRPVPVGSENPTQAACSAYATAPPPNEPPPPYSLQQQQYYDPNAAGYTNPMYQQQQQHVAPPAYKAQASPNSQTLHGAMAAMNLQADQAAAAAAYGQQSQLPYGYNYPLTYPVPAASPAAQNYNYQQPLYVATSTQPSEAHNYPQQPQLQQQQVQQQPLQQQQPLQQQQPLQQQQPLQQQQPLQQLQEQQQQQQAQLSAYGQHSTVQQPLPYQQPTAQTYPQAQQPQLSMYTQPAAAYSQPQPQPQSQPLPQQTPNYPPQQPANYPPQSQTPQQATSNFAAAQPNAAYPQSQAPQQSQSHTGIYAPSSQQPLQPGAYVPSSQTPQQSQPGGYAASSQPQYPPQPTLYPSQTAATSTAVAAATQQPQPYAVASTAAPSAAGSEANYYSYSNHPGYSYNPQTGNYDYSSGYQQGNSNHIPQVSHGSGHFTQSGQQQSAIVGTTDSELANRSTSATGFDSPIVSHTKASNTVTDSSSIAAQPQENIGNYYTPPYGYHSAGETPTQQPQSQPQQLPQQQLPQQQQELSNSSPATPSLYMQSGGSSIANTQTTTSSAPYASSVTQQAATKPTKSNASNVDLLSDLDLDCVGAMPLPLPLLQPQIVSTPTPPTSEVAEVDPAPPATATATAPVVAPAVSPTVSSAAALPTNSQRKNSLDNLSNCSDLSSLENFDWDSVSLTHSASERPLTTDKHSLITFQMRPHDPFTDDKTLKYFHKEVESYEKLVENLHVKMLNGNTQLGTKWQELHQKLDKNTNVKRTTTIAKLFPEKNRSLDCLPYDHARVKLDKQTDDYINAAYMKSLSAGCPNIIVAQTPQANTINDFWSMIWSEKSRTVCCLHTTNELFDPYWPQELNQSKNYDDFTVNCVKLQQLSHCTEYQLKLSMHGADAVLDLSVLQLKQWTKASPTQLLGIAQNALQVHQERCLAASTPTSPLILNCLTGSERSELLAIGISAVLGTQTKRPILINIVDVWSRICMQRQNSLRDAALLEQSMQIVLSHAHDVLNKRGIMTSYQMKMAPQVTAKEQQESKDPLNELDALWKMK; encoded by the exons aTGGAGGCCGTGCCGCGTCTGCACATGCTTTGGTTTGCCCTCAAATCGAGTCCCGAGGGCACATCTTTTATGGCGCTGAAAAAG tatattgcCGAATTCTATCATGAAGATGCCGAAGCCTACTCGAAAGAGGTGCATGCACTGGAAACGCTGCGTAATCAGGCGATGCGGACGACTAAAGACGGCGCTCCCATTATGAAACGTTACTATTGCCAGCTGCATGCCCTGCAGAACCGTTTCCCTCAGCTTGCCGAGCGCAGCATCTTTACATTCACCTGGAAGGATCTCTATCACAGCACGGTGCACGAGGTGAGCGACATGCGCTTCGAACGCGCCGCTGTCCTCTTCAACATTGCTGCCTCGCACACACAGTCGGGAGCGTCGGTGACTCGCGGCGACAGCGATGGCATGAAAATGGCCTGCACCCACTTCCAG GCTGCTGCTTGGGCCTACAATGAACTGCGAGAGCGCTATGCGAATGTCAACAGCGGCGGCGACTTTATGACCAATGAACTCTTGGTCTTTCAGCAGCAGGTGTCGCTAGCCCAGGCGCAGGAATGCATATTGGAAAAGTCGTTGATTGACAATCGCAAGCCACATATTGTGGCCAAAGTGACGGCACAGATTGTGGTCTACTATGGCGCAGCGTTGGCGGCGCTTTTGACTGGAGGTGACGATGGACCTGTGTCCCAAGTGATCGATAGTTCCGTATACAAGCTATGGAAGAAGTATGTGCGTTTCAAGATCAACTATTTGAACTGCATACTCTACTTGTATCAGGGCCAACATGCAGAGGAGCAGCGCAAGATGGGCGAGCGTGTGACGCTCTATCAG GCCGCCTGGGACAAGCTGGAGGATGCGCGAAAGGAGTCCAAGGGTTTACCCGATCAAAAGGAGATCAACGAGTCCCTCAGCTTCACCGCTGATGTGGTGGAAGCAAAGCGGAAGAATGCTAAAAACGAGAACGAATTCATCTACCATGAACCTGTGCCAGATCTAAGCACTATTGCCGCCGTGCAAGGCGCCAATTTGGTTAATGGCATTGGTTTCTCCATCACAGACGAGGAGTTCGCGGGCACCGATCTCTTTGCACGTCTGGTGCCGATGAAAGCGCACGAGGCGAGCTCCATGTACAGCGAGGAGAAGGCTAAAATATTGCGCAAATACGGTGCTTTGCTAGAGGAGAAAGACACTCAGCTCGATAGCTACATGAGTTCGCTGACGCTCGACAATCTGAACATCAACGAGGAGCAGGCCAACAAGTTACCACAGGGCATTGTGGATCGCTGTGCAGCGTTGCATGCCAACAAAACAGCCATCAGTGACTTAATCGAAGCGATGTCGCAACTTGCAGAGATCACAGCGGACGTCGAAACCAATCTCAGTGAACTCACTCACATGCTGGACGCAGAAGCGCAAGCAGAGCGCGATTTTCAAGCGGCGAGTGGCGTTCAACGCACGCCCAATGCCCACATCACGGAGCTAACACGCGAGTTCCAGAAGTACAGTGAAGCCCACTCTAGAGCTGGCGAATCGAACAACACGCTGCGTAAAGCAATGAGTCTGCATGTGAACAATTTAAAGATTCTGGCTCGTCCGCTGCAGGAGATACAGCAACTAATGCCCAAGTTAAGTTCGGAGTTAAACACCGCCGAGATCTTCAAAGATGTCAAACTAATTGTGAACAAAgtcaatgaaatgaaagcgCAACGTGCTCAATTCCACGCTGATCTGCGAATTGCCATCAACGAGGACGACATCACGGCCAAGGTGATTGCGCATGGCGGGCAAGAAGGTCTGCAAGCACTCTTTGCCACCGAGCTGGCGAAACACGAGCGTCTAACGCAGCTGCTCGATCAGAATCTGCTCGCCCAGCACAACATACTTCAGGCTCTAACTGAGGCTTATGCCCGTGCTGCGCCAGTGCTGAAGACTCTGCAGGATGTGAAGCAGAAGCGGGAGCATTTCTACAGCTCGTTGGCAGCCTCTTATGATGTGTACGAAGATCTGCTGGCCAAGTCGGCGAAAGGACTCGAGTTCTACAAGAAACTGGCGGGCAATGTGCAAAAGCTGCTTACTCGCTTTAAGTCCGCACGCGATGTGCAGTCCGAAGAACGTCAGCAGCGACTGCAGAGCGTTGTCAAGACaacagctccagctccagctgttCCAGCACCCATCAAACCTGATTTAACACCAGCTTCAAGTGGAGCACCCAAGTTGCGTGATTATCTTAAGGCGAAGAACAATGGCTTAGCTGCAGCTACAGCTGCCATTGATGCCACACCTTACGTGCCCACTGTGCGTCCTGTGCCAGTTGGCTCTGAGAATCCCACGCAAGCCGCATGCTCGGCTTACGCCACAGCGCCGCCTCCAAACGAACCACCACCACCTTACAgtctgcagcaacagcaatactACGATCCCAATGCGGCTGGCTACACCAATCCCATgtatcagcaacaacagcagcatgtTGCACCTCCGGCTTACAAGGCACAGGCATCGCCCAACTCGCAGACGCTGCACGGCGCCATGGCGGCGATGAACCTGCAGGCGGatcaggcagcagcagctgctgcttatGGCCAACAATCGCAGCTGCCCTATGGCTACAATTATCCCTTGACTTATCCAGTGCCAGCTGCATCACCTGCTGCTCAAAACTACAACTATCAGCAGCCGCTCTATGTGGCCACATCGACACAGCCTAGTGAAGCACACAACTAtccacagcagccacaactgcagcagcagcaagtgcagcaacaaccactgcaacagcaacaaccactgcaacaacaacagccactacaacaacaacagccactacaacagcaacaaccactgcaacagttgcaagaacaacagcagcaacaacaggctCAACTGTCTGCCTATGGGCAGCATTCAACAGTACAGCAGCCGTTGCCATATCAACAACCAACAGCTCAAACTTATCCTCAAgcgcagcagccgcagcttTCTATGTACACACAACCAGCTGCAGCCTATTCCCAGCCACAACCCCAACCTCAGTCTCAGCCGTTGCCTCAACAGACGCCCAACTATCCTCCTCAACAACCAGCCAATTATCCTCCTCAATCTCAAACGCCGCAACAAGCAACTAGCAACTTTGCGGCAGCTCAGCCCAACGCAGCGTACCCTCAATCCCAGGCGCCACAGCAATCGCAGTCCCACACTGGCATCTATGCTCCTTCATCTCAGCAACCACTGCAACCTGGCGCGTATGTGCCTTCATCACAGACTCCACAGCAGTCGCAACCTGGCGGATATGCTGCTTCATCGCAGCCACAGTATCCGCCGCAACCCACATTGTATCCCTCTCAAACTGCAGCCACTtcaactgcagttgcagcggccacacaacaaccacagcctTATGCCGTAGCAAGCACAGCTGCACCATCTGCAGCTGGCAGTGAGGCCAACTACTATAGCTACTCCAATCATCCGGGCTACAGTTACAATCCGCAAACGGGCAACTACGACTACAGCAGCGGTTATCAGCAGGGCAACAGCAATCACATTCCACAAGTTTCACATGGGTCTGGCCATTTCACACAGAGCGGACAACAACAGAGCGCTATTGTGGGCACTACGGATTCTGAGTTGGCCAACCGCAGCACGTCGGCCACGGGTTTTGAT TCGCCCATTGTCTCCCATACAAAGGCATCAAATACCGTCACAGACTCGAGCTCAATTGCAGCGCAGCCCCAAGAAAACATTGGCAACTACTACACGCCTCCTTATGGCTATCACTCGGCAGGCGAGACACCTACACAACAACCGCAATCGCAACCTCAGCagttgccacaacagcagttgccgcaacaacagcaggagctGTCCAATTCATCACCTGCCACGCCTTCGCTTTATATGCAaagcggtggcagcagcatcgcAAACACGCAGACCACCACGAGCAGTGCTCCATATGCCTCCTCGGTCACACAGCAGGCAGCGACCAAACCGACAAAGTCCAATGCCAGCAATGTGGATTTGCTGAGCGATCTGGACTTGGATTGTGTGGGTGCCATGCCGCTACCGTTACCGCTGCTGCAGCCACAGATTGTGTCCACACCCACACCTCCAACCAGCGAGGTGGCAGAGGTTGACCCAGCACCaccagcaactgcaacagctaCTGCTCCAGTTGTGGCGCCAGCAGTGTCACCCACAGTTTCGTCTGCTGCAGCCCTACCAACGAATTCGCAGCGCAAGAATAGCCTGGACAATCTGTCCAATTGCTCGGACTTGAGTTCATTGGAAAACTTTGACTGGGATTCGGTTTCATTGACACATTCCGCCAGCGAGAGGCCGCTGACCACAGATAAACATTCGTTGATTACATTCCAAATGCGACCACACGATCCCTTTACTGACGACAAGACATTGAAGTACTTCCACAAGGAGGTGGAAAGCTACGAAAAGCTGGTTGAGAATCTGCACGTAAAGATGCTCAATGGCAACACGCAGCTGGGCACCAAATGGCAAGAGCTGCATCAGAAGCTCGACAAGAATACTAATGTAAAACGTACCACAACCATTGCAAAACTATTTCCCGAGAAAAATCGCTCATTGGACTGCCTGCCCTACGATCATGCGCGAGTTAAGCTGGACAAGCAGACGGATGACTACATAAATGCGGCCTACATGAAG AGCTTAAGCGCTGGCTGTCCCAACATTATTGTAGCTCAAACTCCGCAGGCGAATACCATCAATGATTTCTGGTCTATGATCTGGTCGGAAAAATCACGCACTGTGTGCTGTCTGCATACTACAAATGAG CTCTTTGATCCCTACTGGCCGCAAGAGCTCAATCAATCCAAGAACTATGATGATTTCACCGTCAACTGTGtgaagctgcagcagctgagcCACTGCACTGAGTATCAGCTCAAGTTGTCGATGCATGGCGCCGATGCTGTGCTGGATTTATCTGTGCTGCAGCTCAAACAATGGACCAAAGC TTCACCAACTCAATTGCTCGGAATTGCACAGAATGCACTGCAAGTGCATCAGGAACGATGTTTAGCCGCCAGTACGCCTACATCGCCGCTCATTCTCAATTGCTTAACAGGCTCTGAGCGATCAGAACTATTGGCAATTGGCATTAGCGCGGTTTTGGGAACTCAAACCAAGCGACCCATTTTAATAA ATATTGTCGATGTTTGGTCGCGTATTTGCATGCAGCGCCAAAACTCGCTGCGGGATGCAGCTTTGCTGGAACAGTCGATGCAGATTGTACTTAGCCATGCCCATGATGTGCTCAATAAGC GTGGCATCATGACATCGTATCAGATGAAAATGGCACCGCAGGTCACTGCGAAGGAACAACAGGAGAGCAAGGATCCATTGAATGAACTGGATGCGCTCTGGAAGATGAAATAG
- the LOC117566440 gene encoding alpha-1,3-mannosyl-glycoprotein 4-beta-N-acetylglucosaminyltransferase A-like, whose translation MFTLRATLYNLIVNMNEQEQDDTLIVVYIGESNEDEVQQIVEQIERSFQQQLNKGLIDIIAPAANYYSDMDMSWQSKQNLDLAYLMAYAHAKGVFYVQLVDDIMTRRQFITSMKRFALIKSALANPFQPSWIVLDFCEAGFIGKLFKATELPYLITYLQLYYNDMSALDILTHLIEAKMCRQVKKDKLQCQHLKTKLWQRFNSNLFYHIENISLEDKLKLQLGGKD comes from the coding sequence ATGTTCACTCTGCGAGCAACTCTATACAATCTCATAGTGAACATGAACGAGCAGGAGCAGGATGATACACTTATCGTTGTTTACATAGGCGAAAGCAATGAGGATGAAGTGCAGCAAATTGTAGAACAAATTGAAAGAAGTTTTCAACAGCAATTGAATAAAGGACTAATAGATATTATAGCACCAGctgcaaattattattcagACATGGACATGTCatggcaaagcaaacaaaacttgGACTTGGCTTATCTAATGGCATATGCCCATGCAAAGGGAGTCTTCTATGTGCAACTAGTAGATGACATTATGACGAGGCGACAGTTTATCACAAGCATGAAAAGATTTGCGCTGATTAAGAGCGCTTTGGCGAATCCTTTTCAACCAAGTTGGATTGTTCTGGACTTTTGTGAAGCTGGCTTTATAGGGAAACTCTTCAAGGCAACTGAGCTACCCTATTTGATCACGTATCTGCAGTTGTACTACAACGATATGAGTGCTCTAGATATACTTACTCATCTGATTGAGGCGAAAATGTGTCGCCAGGTGAAAAAAGATAAATTGCAGTGTCAGCATTTGAAGACAAAGCTATGGCAACGTTTTAATAGCAACTTGTTTTACCATATCGAAAATATCTCTCTTGAGGATaagctgaagctgcagctAGGTGGAAAAGATTAG
- the LOC117567586 gene encoding cathepsin L-like: MKLHNERFAAGKETFKMGVNQFSDLLTEEFEKLILSGYNMTQEDDKDADYLVYDPPANLRIPPSIDWRTKGAVTEVKNQKHCGSCWAFAAVATLEGQHFLKTGRLVALSEQNLVDCSTNDNGCHGGSKLSALTYVKENHGLDTERSYRYRAEQMDCQFKRSYVGATVKDIVQVKRNSESALAAAVATKGPVAVAVDATHMHHYESGVLRKTCHKPAHHAVTVVGYGVDGDYGKYWLIKNSWGSQFGEDGYVRMARDDNNLCHIASRAVYPLV, translated from the coding sequence atgaaattgcaCAACGAACGTTTTGCAGCCGGTAAAGAAACCTTTAAGATGGGTGTCAATCAGTTTTCCGATTTGTTGACTGAGGAATTCGAGAAGCTCATATTAAGTGGCTACAATATGACCCAGGAGGATGATAAAGATGCCGACTATTTGGTTTACGATCCTCCTGCCAATCTTCGAATTCCACCGAGCATTGATTGGCGTACAAAGGGTGCAGTAACTGAAGTTAAGAACCAGAAGCATTGTGGTTCTTGTTGGGCTTTTGCTGCTGTAGCCACACTGGAGGGTCAACATTTCCTCAAGACAGGCAGACTTGTAGCACTCTCCGAGCAGAATCTTGTTGATTGCTCTACGAATGATAATGGATGCCATGGAGGATCAAAACTAAGTGCTTTGACATATGTTAAGGAGAACCATGGATTAGATACTGAACGATCATATCGCTACAGAGCAGAACAAATGGATTGTCAGTTCAAAAGGTCATACGTAGGCGCCACAGTCAAAGACATCGTGCAGGTAAAGAGAAATAGTGAATCAGCActggcagcagctgttgcaacaAAAGGACCCGTTGCCGTGGCCGTAGATGCCACACACATGCATCACTACGAAAGTGGAGTTCTGCGAAAGACTTGCCACAAGCCAGCCCATCATGCTGTGACTGTTGTGGGCTATGGCGTCGATGGAGACTATGGAAAGTACTGGTTGATCAAGAATTCCTGGGGCTCTCAGTTTGGCGAGGATGGATATGTTCGCATGGCGCGCGATGACAACAACTTGTGTCACATTGCCAGCAGGGCTGTGTATCCATTGGTGTAA
- the LOC117566439 gene encoding alpha-1,3-mannosyl-glycoprotein 4-beta-N-acetylglucosaminyltransferase B-like yields the protein MNEQEQDDTLIVVYISESNEDEVQQIVEKIEIRFQQQLNKGLIDIIAPAANYYSDMDMSWQSKQNLDLAYLMAYAHAKGVFYVQLVDDIMTRRQFITSMKRFALIKSALANPFHPSRNVLDFCEAGFIEKLFKATELPYLITYLQLYYNDMSALDVLTHLIEAKMCRQVKKDKLQCQHLKAKLWQRFNSNLFYHIENISLEDKLKLQLGGKD from the coding sequence ATGAACGAGCAGGAGCAGGATGATACACTTATCGTTGTTTACATAAGCGAAAGCAATGAGGATGAAGTGCAGCAGATTgtagaaaaaattgaaatacgtTTTCAGCAGCAATTGAATAAAGGACTAATAGATATTATAGCACCAGctgcaaattattattcagACATGGACATGTCatggcaaagcaaacaaaacttgGACTTGGCTTATCTAATGGCATATGCCCATGCAAAGGGAGTCTTCTATGTGCAACTAGTAGATGACATTATGACGAGGCGACAGTTTATCACAAGCATGAAAAGATTTGCGCTGATTAAGAGCGCTTTGGCGAATCCTTTTCACCCAAGTCGAAATGTTCTGGACTTTTGTGAAGCTGGCTTTATAGAGAAACTCTTCAAGGCAACAGAGCTACCCTATTTGATCACGTATCTGCAGTTGTACTACAACGATATGAGTGCTCTAGATGTGCTTACTCACCTGATTGAGGCGAAAATGTGTCGCCAGgtaaaaaaagataaattgCAGTGTCAGCATTTGAAGGCAAAGCTATGGCAACGTTTTAATAGCAACTTGTTTTACCATATCGAAAATATCTCTCTTGAGGATaagctgaagctgcagctAGGTGGAAAAGATTAG
- the LOC117569351 gene encoding peritrophin-48-like gives MNTTTPRNTLWQLFVLLAIGLFAAPAVATTFDPDLICTLIVNGTKINDPRACDKWIQCINDLPVNGSCAEGLFYDRESEVCLPSADVDCVSSDPCAATSNGFTADPYTCNGYYYCKNGTGTRGECNSGLNYNPSTEACIRDYPCTDKLNPDSYCNILPDGVFIKDTWNCDGWQMCWQAELVNGTCPDGYYFSASLGKCDYPQNVQCAFTEAPPQTVLPDVCPKAGTFISDNETCNGYYYCQNTTQGQMVLEHGVCSDGRFFSAANGGACVPRTDIRCDYNRCVNMGNTTIQLANLSDDGCTGFAICQNGTIIAEADCPNGEYFDELTQLCTTQVISFVACALSSESTESTTEKLIDEEISTTAAT, from the exons atga ATACGACAACTCCAAGGAATACTTTATGGCAATTGTTCGTACTACTCGCCATCGGCCTGTTTGCTGCACCAGCTGTAGCAACCACATTTGATCCGGATTTGATTTGCACCCTAATTGTAAATGGCACTAAAATCAACGATCCTCGAGCCTGTGATAAATGGATACAGTGCATTAATGACTTACCTGTTAATGGATCCTGTGCCGAGGGACTATTCTATGATCGAGAGAGTGAAGTCTGTTTACCCTCTGCAGATGTGGACTGTGTTTCCAGTGATCCTTGCGCCGCTACTTCCAATGGCTTTACGGCCGATCCATACACCTGCAATGGCTATTATTACTGCAAGAATGGCACTGGCACAAGGGGCGAATGTAATTCTGGGTTGAACTATAATCCCAGTACCGAAGCTTGCATTCGCGATTATCCTTGCACCGACAAATTGAACCCCGACAGCTATTGTAACATTCTGCCCGATGGCGTCTTCATTAAGGACACTTGGAACTGTGATGGCTGGCAAATGTGCTGGCAGGCAGAGCTCGTCAATGGCACCTGTCCAGATGGTTACTACTTTAGTGCGAGCCTGGGTAAATGCGACTATCCGCAGAACGTGCAGTGCGCTTTCACAGAGGCACCACCCCAAACAGTTCTTCCCGATGTCTGTCCCAAAGCGGGCACCTTTATCTCCGACAATGAAACATGCAATGGCTACTATTATTGTCAGAATACCACTCAGGGGCAAATGGTTCTGGAGCATGGCGTGTGCTCCGATGGTCGCTTCTTCTCTGCTGCGAATGGTGGCGCCTGCGTGCCACGAACTGATATACGTTGTGACTACAATCGATGCGTCAACATGGGGAATACAACGATACAGCTGGCCAACCTGTCGGATGATGGATGCACCGGATTTGCTATATGTCAAAACGGTACCATAATTGCGGAGGCCGATTGCCCAAACGGCGAATATTTCGACGAGTTGACTCAGCTGTGCACAACACAGGTTATTTCGTTTGTAGCCTGTGCCCTATCATCGGAATCAACAGAATCGACGACAGAAAAGTTGATCGATGAGGAAATATCGACCACCGCAGCCACGTGA